From the genome of Pelagicoccus sp. SDUM812003, one region includes:
- a CDS encoding alpha-glucuronidase family glycosyl hydrolase, whose protein sequence is MKTLLLVSLCLMIGVHLGAEVIPIVRSEAADVREKWAASELSRFLEEIYEGDRFPVRTKEPKSGGYILLGTHGSVPLLRELVDDSGVTKPGSFVVKRVTNGGREIGVIVGNNSRGTLDGVYALLEQKLGYGFYLHGNAAENADSGPFSFDKWDLAASPEFQERLVFNWYNFISGVSAWNLDDYKKWIRQSARMRYTSVMLHAYSWSPFHAFSYNGETKPVLRIQNTQYGPLWDNKQTEDIRKLIGGELFEDEGPIFGADVSKVGFDGVTLENRVARAKAMMREVVDYAVNTVGMEFNWVIDVDTGYANPQNVIMTLPEKDRIRMWDRYVARPDTEEGYLYYKNMIETIISDYPGITNLTVWWRANSGTKYDGMVNPLPFDDKLARLPDEWHEEYKAAPDDAIGPDTEQFPTVAPANLFYAKVTEAFRNALDELGRSEVKLGYGSWIRSNEEYTSFFPANYFQDEELTAYALEYNMKFDTNEAFRERLRRYGEKRNLVVIEWAHHDDGMYLGRPYTPPTDFADKLHESRAHGFGVIHWMTKPLDVFFKNLQNQIWSDSLNESYLQTCEKVAYDYFGPTQAEQMANYLAEWWTTAPQFGRETGLLGQTNVGDFDDRIAGCERRIALLEAVDTSGFSGEALARWRFFKGHEEWIALFHQAQRDWDLELQKATILKYIEKGTAEGPMTRGEEGILIQHNLKWLDTEKEHKRMAH, encoded by the coding sequence ATGAAAACGTTGTTGCTCGTATCGCTGTGCCTGATGATAGGTGTTCATCTGGGGGCTGAGGTTATTCCGATCGTGCGAAGCGAGGCTGCGGATGTGCGGGAGAAGTGGGCGGCCTCGGAGCTTTCACGCTTTCTCGAGGAAATCTACGAGGGTGACCGTTTCCCGGTGAGAACAAAGGAACCGAAGAGTGGGGGCTATATTTTGCTTGGGACTCACGGGAGTGTTCCTCTCTTGAGGGAGTTAGTCGATGATTCGGGCGTTACGAAGCCGGGATCTTTCGTCGTGAAGCGGGTGACGAATGGTGGGCGCGAGATTGGCGTAATCGTGGGAAATAATAGCCGCGGGACGCTTGACGGCGTTTACGCGCTGCTGGAGCAGAAGCTGGGCTATGGCTTTTATTTGCATGGGAACGCGGCGGAGAATGCGGACTCGGGGCCATTTTCTTTCGATAAATGGGATTTGGCTGCTAGCCCGGAGTTTCAGGAGCGGCTTGTTTTCAATTGGTACAATTTCATTTCCGGGGTGAGCGCTTGGAACTTGGATGACTACAAGAAATGGATACGGCAATCTGCTCGTATGCGTTATACGAGCGTAATGCTTCATGCGTACTCTTGGAGCCCGTTTCATGCTTTTTCCTACAATGGAGAAACGAAGCCGGTGTTGCGTATCCAAAATACTCAGTACGGGCCGCTGTGGGATAATAAGCAGACGGAGGATATTCGGAAGCTGATCGGTGGGGAGCTGTTCGAGGACGAGGGGCCCATCTTCGGGGCGGACGTGAGCAAGGTCGGGTTTGATGGCGTTACGCTGGAGAATCGAGTCGCTAGGGCAAAAGCGATGATGCGGGAGGTCGTAGACTACGCGGTGAACACGGTTGGTATGGAGTTTAACTGGGTGATCGATGTGGATACGGGGTATGCGAATCCGCAGAATGTGATCATGACTTTGCCCGAAAAGGACCGTATTCGCATGTGGGATCGCTACGTCGCGCGTCCGGATACGGAGGAAGGCTATTTGTACTATAAGAATATGATCGAGACGATCATAAGTGACTATCCGGGGATCACGAATCTGACGGTTTGGTGGCGGGCGAATAGTGGTACGAAGTACGATGGGATGGTGAACCCTTTGCCCTTTGACGATAAGCTAGCTCGACTGCCGGATGAATGGCATGAGGAGTACAAGGCTGCTCCGGATGATGCGATCGGGCCTGATACAGAGCAGTTCCCGACAGTGGCTCCTGCTAACCTGTTTTATGCGAAGGTAACCGAGGCGTTCCGGAACGCTTTGGACGAGCTTGGGCGTTCTGAAGTTAAGTTGGGTTACGGTAGTTGGATACGATCGAATGAGGAGTATACGAGCTTCTTTCCCGCAAACTATTTTCAGGATGAGGAGCTTACCGCTTACGCCTTGGAGTACAATATGAAGTTCGATACGAACGAGGCGTTTCGGGAACGGCTCCGGCGTTATGGGGAGAAACGGAATCTTGTAGTGATTGAATGGGCACACCACGACGATGGAATGTACCTGGGGCGTCCCTATACCCCGCCTACCGATTTTGCCGACAAGCTTCACGAGTCGAGGGCGCATGGTTTCGGCGTGATACATTGGATGACGAAGCCCTTGGATGTATTTTTTAAGAATCTGCAGAATCAGATCTGGAGTGATTCCTTGAACGAATCTTACTTGCAGACCTGCGAGAAGGTTGCGTATGACTACTTCGGACCGACGCAAGCCGAGCAGATGGCGAACTACCTTGCGGAGTGGTGGACGACGGCGCCCCAGTTCGGGAGAGAAACGGGATTGCTTGGGCAGACGAATGTAGGGGATTTTGATGATCGGATTGCGGGTTGCGAACGACGGATCGCGCTGTTGGAAGCGGTGGATACCTCTGGGTTTTCCGGTGAGGCTCTTGCGCGTTGGAGATTCTTCAAGGGACACGAGGAGTGGATTGCTCTCTTTCATCAGGCACAGCGCGACTGGGACCTTGAGTTGCAGAAGGCAACGATTCTCAAGTACATCGAAAAGGGAACAGCTGAGGGCCCGATGACTCGTGGGGAGGAGGGAATCCTTATCCAGCACAATCTTAAATGGCTGGATACCGAGAAGGAGCACAAGAGGATGGCTCATTGA
- a CDS encoding DNA-binding transcriptional regulator — MSRATEQKSVLLAMGPHYIDRMHRGIAQYAGQNGWHLTNLFGNTPELIQQRECDGIIAVLSSNDPLSDAVIQRKKPTVNLSITRHRLKMPHLTGDNEQMGRSAAQHFLGRGFQRFLWFSENSSPAAQLRLRGYRSELESNGFECATLIVSEAFQSSPPNWRTLRTWIQETLQKRGFPCAVYAFKDSQAVNLLDACIACGFRVPEEVAVLGTDNHPLICPTAAVPLSSINHDLEEFGRRAAAELDLIMRGAPSKNRIIEIPHQGITVRQSTNVFAINDTHVVKALHFINNHFQNPINVADIVKATGLSRRALERRFQEHLKLSILGKLNQHRLDHICRLLRESAMPIADIAAQSGFNTPEYLHRVFQKQIGTTPRKYRLSKKSEFASPEHDNNERPD; from the coding sequence ATGAGCCGAGCCACCGAGCAAAAGAGCGTACTCCTCGCGATGGGCCCCCACTACATCGATCGCATGCACCGAGGTATAGCCCAGTACGCGGGGCAAAACGGATGGCATCTGACAAACCTCTTCGGCAACACACCCGAGCTGATCCAACAACGCGAATGCGATGGCATCATCGCAGTGCTCAGCTCAAACGACCCCTTGAGCGATGCCGTTATCCAACGCAAGAAACCGACAGTCAACTTGTCGATTACCCGCCACCGACTCAAGATGCCGCATCTGACCGGCGACAATGAACAAATGGGGCGGAGCGCCGCTCAGCACTTCTTGGGACGCGGATTCCAACGTTTTCTCTGGTTCTCGGAAAACAGCTCTCCCGCAGCCCAACTGCGCCTAAGAGGCTACCGATCGGAACTGGAATCCAATGGCTTCGAATGCGCCACCCTGATCGTAAGCGAAGCCTTCCAATCGTCTCCTCCGAACTGGCGTACCCTCAGAACTTGGATACAAGAGACTCTCCAAAAACGTGGCTTCCCCTGCGCCGTCTACGCCTTCAAAGATAGCCAAGCGGTCAACCTCCTGGATGCGTGCATCGCCTGCGGATTCCGCGTCCCCGAAGAAGTCGCAGTACTCGGCACCGACAACCACCCGCTCATCTGCCCCACCGCTGCAGTGCCGCTCTCGAGTATCAACCACGACTTGGAAGAGTTTGGCAGGCGGGCCGCAGCCGAGCTAGACCTCATAATGCGCGGGGCCCCAAGCAAAAACCGCATCATCGAGATCCCGCATCAAGGCATCACTGTGCGGCAAAGCACCAACGTATTCGCGATCAATGACACCCACGTCGTGAAGGCCCTTCACTTCATAAACAACCATTTCCAAAACCCCATCAACGTCGCCGATATCGTCAAAGCCACCGGCCTCTCTCGTCGTGCCCTCGAGCGACGCTTCCAAGAACACCTCAAGCTCTCCATCCTCGGCAAGCTCAACCAGCATCGCTTAGACCACATCTGTCGCCTCCTCCGCGAATCCGCAATGCCCATCGCCGACATCGCCGCCCAATCCGGATTCAACACCCCCGAATACCTACACCGAGTCTTCCAAAAGCAAATCGGCACCACCCCTCGCAAATACCGGCTTTCCAAGAAAAGCGAGTTTGCTTCGCCGGAACACGATAACAACGAACGGCCCGATTAA
- a CDS encoding efflux transporter outer membrane subunit, producing MKTINLTIVLAGLLGMAAPLGAFEVGPKYASPEVGLPECFDYHQQDPAVPTELTRYWWTLFQDQELDRLIELALSQNLDLQADLQRIAQARAAVGQARADLFPQLAVDGLGSRGQSLESKYREVDYGLLEGVLSYEVDLWGGVRKGTKAARYEASAQVFQHHALRLSIAGQVAKTWVLYRATLREEQIVSRTVDTRRDARDLIADRVSLGTEAEYDLARADTELATVEADLAEVRQRRKQLGNALALLLGKAAPGFASELAEVERLPAAPELPVAVPAEAVSARPDVAAAERQLAAAVERIGVARAAFYPSIRLSASGGWESGELDDLIDDDNRIWSFAPQVYLPVFQGGRNKSRLARAQARYAEQEAQFRQTVLTALSEVQTALDAVSLLGEREQATARAITAARKAASLSQVRYDEGFVSYLEVVDSERTALSVERSQVALQALKLIETISLIQSLGGGWELPTETE from the coding sequence GTGAAAACGATAAACCTAACAATCGTCCTGGCTGGGTTGCTTGGCATGGCGGCCCCGTTGGGAGCCTTCGAAGTGGGGCCGAAATACGCCTCGCCAGAGGTGGGACTGCCGGAGTGTTTCGACTACCATCAGCAGGATCCGGCGGTCCCCACAGAACTGACGCGCTATTGGTGGACCCTGTTTCAAGACCAGGAGCTGGATCGCCTCATCGAGCTGGCGCTTTCCCAGAATCTCGATCTGCAAGCCGACCTGCAGCGAATCGCCCAAGCCAGAGCTGCTGTCGGGCAGGCACGAGCAGACCTATTTCCTCAGCTCGCTGTGGATGGTTTAGGCTCTAGGGGACAGAGTCTGGAAAGCAAGTATCGAGAAGTTGACTACGGTTTGCTCGAAGGGGTTTTGAGCTACGAAGTCGACCTGTGGGGCGGGGTGCGAAAGGGAACCAAGGCGGCGCGCTACGAAGCGTCGGCTCAGGTTTTTCAGCACCACGCCCTGCGGCTCTCCATTGCGGGGCAGGTGGCGAAAACTTGGGTTTTGTATCGAGCGACGCTGCGTGAAGAACAGATCGTGTCGCGAACGGTGGATACACGCCGAGACGCTCGCGATCTCATCGCGGATCGCGTTTCGCTCGGAACGGAAGCCGAATACGACCTAGCCCGAGCGGATACAGAACTCGCCACCGTGGAAGCGGACCTGGCGGAAGTCCGGCAGCGTCGCAAGCAGCTCGGAAACGCCTTGGCGCTTTTGCTCGGCAAGGCAGCTCCCGGATTTGCCAGCGAGCTCGCCGAGGTGGAGCGATTGCCCGCCGCTCCCGAGCTGCCCGTGGCCGTGCCGGCGGAAGCTGTTTCTGCTCGGCCCGACGTGGCGGCAGCGGAGAGACAGCTTGCAGCGGCCGTGGAACGTATTGGCGTGGCTCGGGCGGCCTTTTATCCAAGCATTCGCCTAAGCGCATCGGGTGGCTGGGAAAGTGGCGAGCTCGATGACTTGATCGACGACGACAATCGGATTTGGTCCTTTGCTCCGCAGGTTTATCTGCCTGTGTTTCAAGGGGGGCGAAACAAGTCGCGCCTCGCTCGAGCCCAAGCCCGTTACGCGGAGCAGGAAGCCCAGTTTCGACAGACGGTTTTGACCGCCCTGAGTGAAGTGCAGACCGCCCTGGATGCGGTGAGTCTGCTCGGCGAGCGCGAGCAAGCCACCGCTCGAGCGATCACCGCCGCTCGAAAAGCCGCGTCGCTCTCGCAGGTTCGTTACGATGAAGGATTTGTCAGCTACTTGGAAGTGGTGGACAGCGAGCGAACCGCTCTCTCGGTGGAGCGTTCGCAAGTGGCGCTGCAGGCCTTGAAGCTGATTGAAACCATTAGTCTAATACAATCGCTCGGCGGAGGCTGGGAACTCCCCACTGAAACCGAGTAA
- a CDS encoding multidrug efflux RND transporter permease subunit, with product MNFTDFFIKRPIFAGVVSIIIFLVGAIALFRLPISEYPEVVPPTVVVRATYPGANPKTISETVAAPLEQAINGVENSLYMYSQATSDGVMTLTITFSLGTDLDTAQVQVQNRVAQALPKLPEEVRRLGVTTTKTSPDLLMVVHLSSPDARYDDIYVRNYATLQVRDVLARLQGVGEVRVFGSGDYAMRVWLDPDEMASRSLVPSDVVDAIREQNVQVAAGGIGQQPLSDTSDFELLINSQGRLSSAEEFGEIIVKSDASGNVVRLDEVASIEMGASLYSLRSLLNNNAAVALPISQLPGSNAIAVSDSVRETMANLSENFPEGLRYDIVYDPTIFVRQSIDSVIHTLLEAIALVVVVVILFLQTWRASIIPLVAVPVSLVGTFAVMLALGFSINNLSLFGLVLAIGIVVDDAIVVVENVERNIALGYSPFEATRRAMKEVTGPVIATSLVLAAVFVPTAFISGLTGQFYKQFAITIAISTFISTINSLTLSPALSAILLKSHDAPKDAFSRFLDAALGWFFRPFNRFFEWTAGKYAAGVGRLIRFSALTLLLYGGLLALTGWGFKETPTGFIPTQDKGYLVAFAQLPDAASLDRTDSVIRAMGDIALEHPGVANAIAFPGLSINGFTNSPNSGIVFVALKDFDEREGPGMSGQEIAQTLQQRFGAIQDAYIAIFPPPPVQGLGTTAGFKLYVEDRADLGLDALYASVQDLVGKGYASGQLTGLYSSFTINTPQLQADVDREKAKQQGVDLRELYNTMQVYLGSLYVNDFNRFGRTYQVVAQADENFRDEAEDITRLQTRNRNGDMVPLGALVEVSETYGPDRVMRYNGYPAAEINGAPAPGVSSGTAEATIAALAEQNLPKGMAFEWTELTYQQVLAGNTGVFVYPISILLVFLVLSAQYESFRLPFAVILIVPMALLAALTGVWLTQGDNNIFTQIGLIVLIGLAAKNAILIVEFAAQRRSEGLSPVAAAVEAAKLRLRPILMTSIAFIAGVSPLVYSSGAGAEMRRAMGVAVFSGMIGVTVFGLLLTPVFYVVVEKLGRTKKVESKNEGPLPAGAQAEAGA from the coding sequence ATGAACTTCACGGACTTCTTCATCAAACGACCCATCTTTGCTGGGGTTGTATCCATAATTATATTTCTCGTGGGAGCGATCGCGCTCTTTCGATTGCCGATCTCGGAATACCCCGAGGTCGTGCCCCCCACGGTGGTGGTGAGAGCCACCTATCCAGGGGCCAATCCTAAAACCATTTCCGAAACGGTCGCCGCTCCGCTGGAGCAGGCCATCAACGGGGTGGAGAACTCGCTCTACATGTATTCCCAGGCCACCAGCGATGGGGTCATGACGCTTACCATCACCTTTTCGCTGGGGACGGATTTGGATACCGCTCAAGTGCAGGTGCAAAACCGCGTGGCTCAAGCCTTGCCGAAACTGCCGGAGGAGGTGCGGCGTCTTGGTGTGACAACTACAAAGACTTCGCCCGACCTGCTGATGGTGGTGCACTTGTCGAGTCCGGATGCTCGTTACGACGATATCTACGTGCGCAACTACGCCACCCTGCAAGTGCGCGATGTTCTGGCACGCTTGCAAGGTGTAGGCGAGGTGCGGGTGTTTGGTTCCGGCGACTACGCCATGCGAGTATGGCTGGACCCGGACGAGATGGCGTCGCGCTCGCTAGTGCCGAGTGATGTGGTGGACGCCATACGCGAACAGAACGTGCAGGTGGCAGCCGGAGGGATCGGGCAGCAACCGCTTTCCGACACTTCCGACTTCGAGCTGCTGATCAACTCCCAGGGGCGGCTTTCGTCGGCCGAGGAGTTCGGAGAGATCATCGTCAAGTCTGACGCCTCCGGCAACGTGGTGCGCCTCGATGAAGTGGCGAGCATCGAGATGGGAGCCTCGCTCTATTCTCTGCGTTCCTTGCTCAACAACAATGCCGCGGTCGCCTTGCCGATCTCGCAGTTGCCCGGTTCTAACGCCATCGCGGTATCCGACTCAGTGCGCGAAACCATGGCCAATCTCTCGGAGAATTTTCCGGAAGGGCTGCGCTACGACATCGTTTACGATCCGACTATTTTCGTACGCCAATCGATCGACTCGGTCATCCACACCTTGCTGGAGGCGATCGCGCTTGTGGTGGTTGTAGTGATATTATTCCTACAAACCTGGCGGGCATCCATCATCCCTCTGGTGGCGGTGCCCGTGTCGCTGGTTGGCACCTTCGCGGTGATGCTGGCCCTGGGCTTTTCGATCAACAACCTTTCACTCTTCGGTCTGGTCTTGGCGATCGGCATCGTGGTGGATGACGCCATCGTGGTGGTGGAAAACGTGGAGCGAAACATCGCCCTTGGATACAGTCCTTTCGAGGCCACTCGCCGAGCGATGAAAGAGGTGACCGGCCCGGTGATTGCCACTTCACTGGTGCTGGCGGCCGTTTTCGTACCCACCGCGTTTATCAGCGGATTAACCGGGCAGTTCTACAAGCAGTTCGCCATCACCATCGCAATCTCGACCTTTATTTCGACCATCAATTCGCTCACCCTTTCACCGGCATTGAGCGCGATTCTCTTGAAAAGCCACGATGCTCCCAAGGACGCTTTTTCGCGCTTCCTCGACGCCGCGTTGGGCTGGTTCTTCCGCCCTTTCAATCGCTTCTTCGAATGGACCGCTGGCAAATACGCTGCTGGGGTGGGACGTCTGATTCGGTTCAGCGCATTGACGCTGCTGCTCTACGGAGGGCTGTTGGCCTTGACTGGTTGGGGCTTCAAGGAAACGCCGACCGGGTTCATTCCCACGCAGGATAAGGGCTATCTCGTGGCCTTCGCCCAGTTGCCTGATGCCGCTTCGCTGGATCGGACCGATAGTGTGATTCGGGCGATGGGAGACATCGCCCTCGAACACCCTGGCGTGGCGAACGCAATTGCCTTCCCAGGTCTGTCCATCAATGGCTTCACCAATTCGCCTAACAGTGGCATCGTGTTTGTGGCTCTTAAGGATTTCGATGAGCGCGAGGGCCCCGGCATGTCAGGACAGGAAATCGCTCAAACCCTGCAGCAACGTTTCGGAGCCATCCAAGACGCCTATATCGCCATCTTCCCGCCGCCGCCGGTTCAAGGACTCGGCACCACCGCTGGCTTCAAGCTCTACGTTGAGGATCGTGCCGATCTCGGATTGGACGCCCTCTACGCCAGCGTGCAGGACCTCGTCGGAAAAGGCTACGCCTCGGGGCAGCTGACTGGTTTGTATTCAAGTTTCACTATCAACACGCCGCAGCTGCAGGCGGATGTGGATCGGGAAAAAGCCAAGCAGCAGGGCGTCGATTTGCGTGAGCTCTACAACACGATGCAAGTGTATTTGGGATCTCTATACGTGAACGACTTCAATCGCTTCGGGCGCACCTATCAAGTGGTGGCCCAGGCCGACGAAAACTTCCGCGACGAAGCGGAAGATATCACTCGACTGCAAACCCGCAATCGAAATGGCGACATGGTGCCGCTCGGAGCGTTGGTGGAGGTCAGCGAGACCTATGGTCCCGATCGCGTCATGCGCTACAACGGCTATCCCGCGGCGGAGATCAATGGAGCGCCCGCGCCCGGGGTCAGTTCCGGAACGGCGGAAGCCACCATCGCCGCTCTGGCGGAGCAGAATCTGCCCAAGGGGATGGCCTTCGAATGGACGGAACTGACCTACCAGCAAGTGCTCGCGGGCAACACCGGTGTATTCGTTTATCCGATATCCATCCTTTTGGTGTTCCTTGTATTGTCAGCTCAATACGAGAGTTTTCGTTTGCCGTTCGCGGTCATTCTGATCGTGCCCATGGCCTTGCTCGCCGCCCTGACGGGCGTTTGGTTGACCCAGGGGGACAATAACATCTTCACCCAGATCGGCTTGATCGTGCTCATTGGCTTGGCGGCCAAAAACGCGATTCTGATCGTGGAGTTCGCTGCCCAGCGACGTTCGGAAGGGCTGTCACCGGTTGCCGCCGCGGTGGAGGCGGCCAAGCTGCGGCTACGTCCAATCCTGATGACCAGCATCGCCTTCATCGCCGGGGTTTCGCCGCTGGTCTACTCATCTGGAGCGGGGGCTGAAATGCGACGTGCCATGGGGGTGGCGGTCTTCTCCGGCATGATCGGGGTGACGGTGTTCGGCTTGCTGCTGACGCCTGTGTTTTACGTCGTAGTTGAAAAGCTAGGACGAACTAAAAAAGTAGAATCTAAAAACGAAGGCCCTCTGCCGGCAGGCGCTCAGGCAGAGGCGGGAGCATAG
- a CDS encoding tyrosine-type recombinase/integrase, with product MAAKIEKVQNNLIQVNFGDSSTELVQNFPPKKPRKRQKLKNSTTNGNGETTKSKSTLAYWKSAIRQRTYRHKGELRRCADYSVRIAHDGEQHDIPLKISDREKAAAKAKSIWESVVANGWERTLLGLGVKSKGDALTFGDYLAEFLKMPGVALMTAEEYRKKVITLVAEVAEIKRSPSVKAPRKELEKWRRKVEKVRICSLSDRQFTKWRESCRLALERGEVCGQIKRRRSASTINGLIRAYKAVFRAEQIEKFAYLDLPEKIPGASLRLLREPSYRYKGGIDAQALLDKADSELRETNVEAYKVLLLTLVCGLRRTEADLLLWSSFDFSQSCIHVTATEYYQLKSKSSEGVTYFSEEVCRFFQECFAGRSGEFVLESKRPPLRHKVTYQYHRAEKAQEELIAWLRANGVKSRKPIHSLRKEFGSLINEAYGIHTASSALRHSTVTVTESHYICRKVKPVVGLGRNRLSVPDGSG from the coding sequence ATGGCTGCGAAAATTGAAAAAGTCCAGAACAACCTTATTCAGGTGAATTTCGGAGATTCTAGTACAGAACTAGTACAGAATTTTCCGCCGAAAAAGCCCCGCAAACGGCAAAAACTGAAGAATTCGACAACCAACGGAAACGGCGAAACAACCAAGTCCAAGTCGACGCTGGCGTACTGGAAAAGCGCGATCCGGCAGCGGACCTACCGCCACAAGGGAGAGCTTCGAAGATGTGCGGACTATTCTGTTCGAATCGCCCACGACGGGGAGCAGCATGACATTCCGCTAAAGATCTCCGATCGAGAGAAGGCGGCAGCCAAGGCTAAGTCGATTTGGGAGTCGGTCGTCGCGAACGGTTGGGAGCGAACGCTGCTGGGATTGGGAGTTAAGTCCAAAGGCGACGCGTTGACCTTCGGAGACTACTTGGCCGAGTTTCTGAAGATGCCAGGTGTCGCGTTGATGACTGCGGAAGAATACCGCAAGAAGGTCATCACCCTTGTCGCTGAAGTCGCTGAAATCAAACGCTCGCCCTCCGTGAAGGCACCCCGGAAGGAACTCGAGAAATGGCGCAGGAAGGTGGAGAAGGTCAGGATTTGCTCGCTCTCAGACAGGCAGTTCACGAAATGGCGTGAGTCATGCCGTTTGGCTTTGGAGAGAGGCGAGGTCTGCGGCCAAATCAAACGCAGGCGATCCGCATCGACAATCAACGGATTGATCAGGGCCTACAAAGCTGTCTTCAGGGCAGAGCAGATCGAAAAATTCGCTTACTTGGATCTTCCCGAGAAGATTCCTGGCGCATCGCTTAGATTACTCCGAGAACCTTCGTACCGATACAAAGGAGGCATCGATGCCCAGGCTCTTCTCGACAAGGCAGACTCGGAACTCAGGGAAACAAATGTGGAGGCTTACAAGGTTCTCCTGCTGACCCTGGTATGCGGACTTAGAAGAACCGAGGCTGATCTTCTCCTCTGGAGCTCGTTCGATTTCTCGCAGAGCTGTATTCATGTTACGGCGACGGAATACTACCAGCTGAAATCGAAGTCTTCGGAAGGCGTCACCTACTTTTCGGAGGAGGTTTGTCGGTTCTTCCAAGAATGCTTTGCTGGGAGATCGGGAGAGTTCGTCTTGGAGTCGAAACGTCCGCCTCTCCGGCACAAAGTAACTTACCAATACCATCGAGCCGAAAAGGCTCAGGAGGAACTCATTGCTTGGCTCCGCGCGAACGGAGTGAAATCTCGCAAACCCATCCATTCGCTGCGTAAGGAATTCGGGAGTCTGATCAATGAAGCCTACGGAATTCACACCGCCTCATCTGCTTTGAGGCACAGCACGGTGACTGTCACAGAGAGCCACTACATCTGTCGCAAGGTAAAGCCAGTTGTCGGTTTGGGGAGAAACCGCCTATCTGTGCCTGATGGATCGGGGTGA
- a CDS encoding Fic family protein codes for MSRADRNLGRLDMFSEYVPNLDLFVRMHVAKEATESSRIEDTQTEMEEALLPEEEIVEERRDDWHEVNNYIAAMDTAIATLVDLPFSTRLLREAHATLMSGVRGEHKTPGEFRRSQNWIGGSNPGNARFVPPIYENVPELMGDLELFAHNSELHLPPLLKVAIMHYQFETIHPFLDGNGRIGRLMVPLYLVSQRILKKPVLYLSDYLERNREEYYDRLTRVRTENAIDDWLHFFLDGLSETAARGVETFNLILQFKNHWEAEISAWKPQATSGLALFQFLFTNIWVNAQVVSKAAEVSQPTAYKLIERFVDCGLLREMTGAKRGRLFLFEPYLRLFKRND; via the coding sequence TTGAGCCGCGCCGACCGCAATCTCGGACGCTTGGACATGTTCTCCGAATACGTACCTAACCTAGACTTGTTCGTTCGCATGCACGTAGCGAAAGAAGCTACAGAGTCTAGTCGCATCGAAGATACCCAAACCGAGATGGAGGAAGCATTGCTGCCCGAAGAGGAAATCGTCGAGGAGCGACGCGACGACTGGCACGAGGTAAACAACTACATCGCAGCGATGGACACCGCGATCGCAACCCTCGTAGACCTCCCGTTTTCCACTCGCTTGCTGAGAGAAGCCCACGCGACCTTGATGTCCGGCGTGAGAGGCGAGCATAAGACACCGGGCGAATTCCGCCGAAGCCAGAACTGGATAGGAGGCTCAAATCCGGGAAACGCCCGCTTCGTCCCTCCCATTTACGAGAACGTGCCTGAACTGATGGGGGATTTGGAACTCTTCGCCCACAACAGCGAGCTGCATCTGCCTCCGCTTCTAAAGGTCGCGATCATGCACTACCAATTCGAAACGATCCACCCGTTTCTCGACGGGAACGGACGCATCGGTCGCTTGATGGTACCTCTGTATCTCGTCTCTCAGAGGATTCTGAAAAAGCCAGTACTCTACCTGTCAGACTATCTAGAACGAAATCGAGAGGAGTACTATGATCGACTGACTCGCGTGCGGACAGAGAACGCGATCGATGATTGGCTGCATTTCTTCTTAGATGGACTTAGCGAAACAGCGGCCAGAGGTGTCGAAACCTTTAACCTGATCCTTCAATTCAAGAACCATTGGGAAGCTGAGATTTCAGCATGGAAACCCCAAGCGACGTCAGGCCTTGCTCTGTTTCAGTTTCTATTCACCAATATTTGGGTCAACGCCCAGGTCGTGTCCAAAGCCGCCGAAGTCTCTCAGCCCACAGCCTACAAGCTAATCGAGCGATTCGTTGACTGTGGCCTACTACGCGAAATGACCGGGGCCAAGCGTGGCCGGCTTTTTCTCTTCGAGCCCTACCTTCGCCTCTTCAAGCGAAACGACTAG